A stretch of the Campylobacter concisus genome encodes the following:
- a CDS encoding AsmA-like C-terminal domain-containing protein: protein MEQLYIKLDKKIIARAKQIRLPNFKKESKQKSSDERLLNLSKSVDFIDTIFQEISLENVQIGDDFKLKILFLDDIFFVDSPYLNVDIKFQNEQQDGIDLFSVRNLSFKDFNVSISGEGSADFDKNDYKFEGNFTSHELHGKLNFALKDTFLTYKAYDVEAGSIKNFIDELDRRIELNSEVKNWIYGYIVADDYELKEINGKADLAKNDFYLNDLNATANTKNLLVKFEKGLPAVNVGEANITLKNSKLKFDLFSPIYKGKKLDGSSVVINNIFDEKSANLELFIKTKSIYDEAINEILKAYKIIVPVRQLSGKMDASLKILIKLDEKSLENFDEKSVIANGEFKLSDAVLEIAGSKFNAKGALVKLINTTNLSIDATGFGLEFFKANAKADINLQKSTGEIKGMIESFDLKEKNDEILAFKNEPFSAFLDFGKADETLLKIEPFGIDMSFGGESKISTKNSKFFIESSPVLKQNGVHGFDELSIKSKDFTDLEIFAKEANFDLPFLDKNGSKYENDDLKILVSKAGVKVDSASKKLSLDIKEKAINVKTKDLNLLVLDDNKTSEQSTPLELLAKNGDIVLRDLNKTLPFASFSAEKKGKSTSLNGLAQQGRVGYFNDEKSINLDATDISGEFINDLFGIKSFEGGKFRLKLLGENSKNFKAEVRFFDTFLKDYIFYQRLLSFLNSVPSLLSFKTPDFNDKGFTVKNGKILLTRNGDMIEFLAIEMIGTSADIGGRGTIDLKSKKINIDLELKLLKDASSIIDKIPLVNQIILGKDRSLSTVIAIRGTTDKPEYSTKILQDALLSPLKIIRNVIQAPFLIFE from the coding sequence AATTCTATTTTTAGATGATATATTTTTTGTTGATAGCCCTTATTTAAATGTGGATATTAAATTCCAAAACGAACAGCAAGATGGAATAGATCTTTTTAGTGTTAGAAATTTAAGCTTTAAGGATTTTAACGTCAGCATTAGCGGCGAAGGAAGTGCAGATTTTGATAAAAATGACTATAAATTTGAGGGAAATTTCACCTCTCATGAGCTGCATGGTAAGCTAAATTTTGCCCTAAAAGATACATTTTTAACCTACAAAGCTTACGATGTCGAGGCTGGAAGCATTAAAAACTTCATTGATGAGCTTGATAGACGCATAGAGCTAAATAGTGAAGTTAAAAACTGGATATATGGATACATCGTTGCTGATGATTACGAGCTAAAAGAGATAAATGGCAAGGCTGATCTAGCTAAAAATGACTTTTATCTAAATGATCTAAATGCCACCGCAAATACTAAAAATTTGCTCGTTAAATTTGAAAAAGGCTTGCCAGCCGTAAATGTAGGCGAGGCAAATATCACGCTTAAAAACTCAAAGCTTAAATTTGATCTTTTCTCGCCTATTTACAAGGGTAAAAAACTTGATGGCTCAAGCGTTGTGATAAATAATATCTTTGATGAAAAAAGCGCAAATTTAGAGCTTTTTATAAAGACAAAATCGATCTATGATGAAGCTATAAATGAGATATTAAAAGCCTATAAGATCATCGTGCCAGTAAGGCAGCTTAGCGGAAAAATGGATGCTAGCTTAAAAATTTTGATAAAGCTTGATGAGAAAAGCTTAGAAAATTTTGACGAAAAAAGCGTCATTGCAAATGGAGAATTTAAGCTAAGTGATGCGGTTTTAGAGATCGCTGGAAGTAAATTTAACGCTAAAGGCGCCCTTGTAAAGCTCATAAATACGACAAATTTAAGCATCGATGCTACTGGCTTTGGGCTTGAGTTTTTTAAAGCAAATGCTAAGGCTGATATAAATTTACAAAAAAGTACTGGCGAGATAAAAGGCATGATAGAAAGCTTTGATCTAAAAGAAAAAAATGATGAAATTTTAGCCTTTAAAAATGAGCCATTTAGCGCATTTTTGGACTTTGGCAAGGCTGATGAAACTTTGCTTAAGATAGAGCCATTTGGAATTGATATGAGCTTTGGCGGTGAAAGTAAAATATCAACAAAAAATAGTAAATTTTTCATAGAGAGCTCGCCTGTTTTAAAGCAAAACGGCGTGCATGGTTTTGATGAACTTAGTATAAAAAGTAAGGATTTTACTGATCTTGAAATTTTTGCCAAAGAGGCAAACTTTGACTTGCCGTTTTTAGATAAAAATGGCTCAAAATATGAAAACGATGATCTTAAAATTTTAGTCTCAAAAGCTGGTGTGAAGGTAGATAGCGCAAGCAAAAAGCTAAGCCTAGACATAAAAGAAAAAGCCATAAACGTAAAAACCAAAGATCTAAATTTGCTAGTGCTTGATGATAACAAAACCAGCGAGCAAAGCACGCCGCTTGAGCTTTTAGCAAAAAATGGCGATATCGTTTTAAGGGATCTAAACAAGACCTTGCCATTTGCTAGCTTTAGTGCCGAGAAAAAGGGCAAAAGCACCTCGCTAAATGGGCTGGCGCAGCAAGGAAGAGTTGGCTATTTTAACGATGAAAAGAGTATAAATTTAGACGCAACCGACATAAGCGGAGAATTTATCAACGACCTTTTTGGCATCAAGAGCTTTGAGGGTGGTAAATTTCGCCTGAAACTACTTGGAGAAAACTCTAAGAATTTCAAGGCAGAGGTGAGATTTTTTGATACTTTTTTAAAGGATTATATCTTTTATCAAAGGCTACTTAGCTTTTTAAACTCCGTTCCATCGCTTCTTAGCTTTAAAACGCCTGACTTTAATGACAAAGGCTTTACTGTTAAAAATGGTAAAATTTTACTCACTAGAAATGGCGATATGATTGAGTTTTTGGCGATTGAAATGATAGGCACAAGCGCTGATATCGGCGGACGTGGTACGATCGATCTAAAGAGTAAAAAGATAAACATCGACCTTGAGCTAAAGCTACTAAAAGATGCCAGCAGTATCATCGATAAAATTCCACTGGTAAATCAAATAATCCTTGGCAAGGACCGCTCGCTCTCAACCGTCATCGCCATACGTGGCACTACCGATAAGCCTGAGTACTCGACGAAGATCCTGCAAGACGCCCTGCTCTCACCACTAAAGATAATAAGAAACGTGATTCAGGCTCCGTTTTTGATATTTGAGTAG
- the hypA gene encoding hydrogenase maturation nickel metallochaperone HypA, giving the protein MHELSIVQNLVSLCEKNAAKENAKEINKIKIKVGRLSGVEPHYLQSAFDVYKTGTICENAELVINLQGIVIECLDCGFGGELNENDFTCPKCKSQNLKVTDGEDMYLMRLEMK; this is encoded by the coding sequence ATGCACGAGCTTAGTATCGTTCAAAATTTAGTTAGCCTTTGCGAGAAAAACGCCGCCAAAGAAAACGCCAAAGAGATAAACAAGATCAAGATAAAGGTTGGCCGTTTAAGCGGAGTGGAGCCTCATTATTTACAGAGCGCTTTTGACGTTTATAAGACTGGCACGATCTGTGAAAACGCTGAGCTTGTCATAAATTTACAAGGCATTGTTATTGAGTGTTTGGATTGCGGATTTGGCGGAGAGCTTAATGAAAATGACTTTACTTGCCCAAAGTGCAAAAGCCAAAATTTAAAGGTGACTGACGGCGAGGATATGTATCTGATGCGCCTTGAGATGAAGTAA
- the hypE gene encoding hydrogenase expression/formation protein HypE: protein MKKIMLSHGGGGEEMNSLINETIFKIFDNEILRQSNDSAILNLNGKIAFSSDSFVVTPIFFNGGDIGKIAACGTINDLAMVGASAKYLSCSLIIEEGLSIEELERVLGSLAKTCKESGVSVVCGDTKVVPKGKCDKIFINTAGIGEIVCEGVELKNLKAGAKILISGDVGRHGGVVLAAREEFELGLDLKSDCKSLKEVALRLFEAGIKPQCMRDATRGGLSAVLNEWTKFAKFDILVFEENIKVADEVMGICELFGFEPYELANEGTFVMAVDESQAEDALKILREFDKNAMIIGEVLEAKNERVIIENAYKSRRFLEPPKGELLPRIC, encoded by the coding sequence ATGAAAAAGATAATGCTAAGCCACGGCGGTGGCGGCGAGGAGATGAACTCGCTTATAAACGAGACGATATTTAAAATTTTTGATAACGAAATTTTAAGGCAGAGCAACGACTCAGCGATACTAAATTTAAACGGCAAGATCGCATTTAGCTCTGATAGCTTTGTGGTAACTCCCATTTTTTTTAATGGTGGCGACATCGGTAAGATCGCAGCTTGCGGCACGATAAACGACCTAGCGATGGTTGGAGCAAGCGCAAAATACCTAAGCTGCTCGCTAATCATCGAAGAGGGACTTAGCATAGAGGAGCTTGAGCGTGTGCTTGGCTCGCTTGCAAAAACTTGTAAAGAGAGTGGAGTGAGTGTAGTTTGTGGCGATACAAAGGTCGTGCCAAAGGGCAAATGCGATAAAATTTTCATAAACACAGCAGGCATTGGCGAGATAGTTTGCGAGGGTGTGGAGCTTAAAAATTTAAAAGCAGGGGCAAAAATTCTCATCTCTGGAGATGTTGGCAGACACGGAGGCGTGGTGCTAGCAGCAAGAGAAGAATTTGAGCTTGGGCTTGATCTAAAAAGTGACTGCAAGAGCTTAAAAGAGGTTGCTTTGAGGCTATTTGAGGCTGGCATAAAACCGCAATGCATGCGTGATGCGACAAGAGGCGGACTAAGTGCAGTGCTAAATGAATGGACTAAATTTGCTAAATTTGACATCTTGGTTTTTGAAGAAAATATCAAGGTCGCAGACGAAGTGATGGGCATTTGTGAGCTTTTTGGATTTGAGCCTTATGAGCTTGCAAATGAGGGCACTTTTGTGATGGCTGTCGATGAGAGCCAGGCTGAGGACGCACTTAAAATTTTAAGAGAATTTGACAAAAACGCGATGATAATAGGCGAGGTCTTGGAAGCTAAAAACGAGCGTGTCATCATCGAAAATGCCTATAAATCAAGAAGATTTCTCGAGCCGCCAAAGGGCGAACTACTACCAAGGATTTGCTAA
- the hypD gene encoding hydrogenase formation protein HypD yields the protein MDLINDFRDKNLILALSKLIQKESTKPLNIMEICGGHTHSIMKFALPSLAGEHINFIHGPGCPVCVMPKSRIDEACKLASMDNVIFCTLADMLRVLGSKTSLQKLRGEGHDIRALYTPLDALNIAKQNPDKKVIFFAIGFETTTPMSANLVEKVVQEDIKNLYFHINHVTVPAPVRAIMSDENVRIDAFLGPSHVSVITGSKIYKELASEFKRPIAISGFEPLDIMASVLNLVRQQNAGTYEVYNEYARAVKEEGNVKAKELIAKYFEPCDFVWRGLGEIAQSGMKLKDEFAYLDARVQFDCSVESAGESKACICGQILRGLAKPTECKVFGKVCNPQNPIGSCMVSSEGACAAYFKYARVG from the coding sequence ATGGATCTTATCAATGACTTTCGCGATAAAAATTTAATCCTAGCCCTTTCAAAGCTCATCCAAAAAGAGAGCACAAAGCCCCTAAATATCATGGAAATTTGTGGCGGTCATACGCATAGCATTATGAAATTTGCACTGCCAAGCTTAGCTGGAGAGCATATAAATTTCATCCACGGCCCAGGCTGTCCGGTCTGCGTGATGCCAAAGAGCCGCATAGATGAGGCCTGTAAGCTAGCTAGCATGGATAATGTGATCTTTTGCACGCTAGCTGACATGCTAAGAGTGCTTGGCTCAAAGACAAGCTTGCAAAAGCTTCGTGGCGAGGGGCATGATATAAGGGCACTTTACACGCCACTTGATGCGCTAAATATAGCTAAGCAAAACCCAGATAAAAAGGTCATATTTTTTGCCATAGGCTTTGAGACGACAACGCCAATGAGCGCAAATTTGGTTGAAAAAGTGGTGCAAGAGGACATTAAAAATTTATACTTTCACATAAATCATGTAACCGTTCCAGCTCCAGTTAGAGCTATAATGAGTGATGAAAACGTGAGGATAGATGCATTTCTAGGCCCAAGCCACGTGAGCGTTATCACTGGAAGTAAAATTTACAAAGAGCTAGCGAGCGAGTTTAAAAGACCGATCGCCATTAGCGGTTTTGAGCCACTTGACATCATGGCAAGTGTGCTAAATTTAGTCCGTCAGCAAAACGCAGGCACTTATGAAGTCTATAACGAGTATGCAAGGGCGGTTAAAGAAGAGGGCAACGTCAAGGCAAAAGAGCTCATCGCTAAGTACTTTGAGCCGTGCGACTTTGTCTGGAGAGGCCTTGGCGAGATAGCGCAAAGTGGCATGAAACTAAAAGATGAGTTTGCCTATCTTGACGCCAGAGTGCAGTTTGACTGCAGTGTAGAGAGTGCCGGCGAGAGCAAGGCTTGCATTTGTGGGCAAATTTTAAGAGGGTTAGCAAAGCCAACAGAGTGCAAAGTCTTTGGCAAGGTTTGCAACCCGCAAAATCCGATAGGATCGTGCATGGTCTCAAGCGAGGGCGCTTGTGCGGCATATTTTAAATATGCAAGAGTTGGTTAA
- a CDS encoding HypC/HybG/HupF family hydrogenase formation chaperone, translating into MCLSIPSKVIEIDENNVATVETLGVTRKVSLDLISDEVKVGEYVLIHVGYAMQKIDTQFALESLEVYQKIADDMNAGKI; encoded by the coding sequence ATGTGCCTCTCGATCCCTTCAAAAGTAATAGAAATAGATGAAAATAACGTTGCTACCGTTGAGACCTTGGGCGTTACTAGAAAGGTAAGCTTGGATCTTATCTCTGACGAGGTAAAAGTTGGCGAATACGTGCTAATCCACGTTGGATACGCTATGCAAAAGATCGATACGCAGTTTGCGCTTGAGAGCTTAGAGGTCTATCAAAAGATCGCTGATGATATGAACGCGGGGAAAATTTGA
- the hypB gene encoding hydrogenase nickel incorporation protein HypB: MCKDCGCSMGNHAHAHTHADGTTHSHPHTHDGHTDHAHDAHEHSHEAHAHPVLNESKTIDVIEKILSENDKEAAHNRAHLDEKKILCVNLMSSPGAGKTTLLEATIKAGKFKIGVVEGDLETNQDADRIVKAGAKAHQISTGQTCHLDAFMVHEGLHHLPLNELDLVFIENVGNLVCPASYDVGSHFNAVLLSVPEGDDKVSKYPVMFRAADVLLITKASLAPHFDFDIERVKNDARKLNPKVDIFVIDSKTGEGIDKWISYLEFKKELR; the protein is encoded by the coding sequence ATGTGTAAAGATTGCGGTTGTTCAATGGGTAATCACGCCCACGCCCACACTCACGCTGATGGCACCACTCACTCGCACCCACACACTCATGATGGACATACAGATCACGCTCATGACGCGCACGAACATAGCCACGAGGCTCACGCACACCCTGTGCTAAACGAGAGCAAAACTATAGACGTGATAGAGAAAATTCTCTCCGAAAACGACAAAGAGGCCGCTCACAACAGAGCCCATCTTGATGAGAAAAAGATACTTTGCGTAAATTTAATGAGTAGCCCAGGTGCTGGTAAGACGACGCTTTTAGAAGCTACGATAAAGGCTGGTAAGTTTAAAATAGGCGTTGTTGAGGGCGATCTTGAGACAAATCAAGATGCTGATCGCATAGTAAAAGCTGGCGCAAAGGCTCATCAGATAAGCACAGGTCAGACCTGTCACTTAGACGCGTTTATGGTACATGAAGGGCTTCATCATCTGCCACTAAACGAGCTTGATCTAGTCTTTATAGAAAATGTTGGAAATTTAGTCTGCCCTGCAAGCTACGACGTTGGCTCACATTTTAACGCTGTGCTTCTTTCAGTACCAGAGGGCGATGATAAGGTGAGCAAATATCCAGTGATGTTTAGGGCTGCTGATGTGCTTCTTATCACAAAAGCTTCGCTTGCACCGCACTTTGACTTTGATATCGAGCGAGTGAAAAACGACGCTAGAAAGCTAAATCCAAAGGTCGATATCTTTGTGATAGATAGCAAAACAGGCGAAGGAATCGACAAATGGATAAGTTATTTGGAATTTAAAAAAGAGCTAAGATAA
- a CDS encoding GDYXXLXY domain-containing protein, which produces MKIKVLIVAVVFQISLIGIMLGYALMPLYFGQEVRVRVNLYDPRDLFRGNYVDLNYDFSNFHSRNFDENDKDDRYIDKYDERVRDGARVYAVLKPDVNGTYSFAKFSISKPENGVFLAGRYDGYSLVKYGIEHFYMSPDSAANTEDEMREEDVHAYAILMVMDNGKARLKDLIIQKSAGKNSKKLFGDEIFDKLDEIRQKE; this is translated from the coding sequence ATGAAGATAAAAGTATTAATAGTAGCTGTAGTTTTTCAAATTTCGCTTATTGGCATTATGCTTGGCTACGCACTTATGCCACTTTATTTTGGGCAAGAGGTAAGAGTAAGGGTCAATCTTTATGATCCAAGGGATCTTTTTCGCGGAAATTATGTTGATTTGAACTATGATTTTTCAAATTTTCATTCAAGAAATTTTGACGAAAATGATAAAGATGACCGCTATATCGATAAATACGATGAGAGAGTAAGAGATGGAGCTAGAGTTTATGCTGTTTTAAAACCAGATGTTAATGGCACCTACAGCTTTGCTAAATTTAGTATAAGCAAACCAGAGAATGGAGTGTTTTTAGCTGGTAGATATGATGGCTACTCGCTCGTAAAATACGGCATAGAGCACTTTTATATGTCGCCTGATAGTGCAGCTAATACCGAAGATGAAATGAGAGAAGAGGATGTTCATGCGTATGCGATTTTGATGGTGATGGATAATGGCAAGGCTAGATTAAAGGATCTAATAATTCAAAAGAGTGCTGGAAAGAATAGTAAAAAATTATTTGGTGATGAAATTTTTGATAAGTTGGATGAGATTAGGCAAAAAGAGTAA
- a CDS encoding DUF2157 domain-containing protein, with the protein MNFLNRIFLTKELDRWQSDGIVDKETAIKIANLYDIDPDAHSDKISFVLKLVAYLFFALAFFTLVGANWEEIPRLGRLALVLFVLGLVNFGGIYYLTKGKENLSTAMFFLGNFCFGAAIALIAQIYNISDEPSGGILLWSIGAFAVSFASKKGVLVAQSLIFATVWFFMIAYQGDFSFGFIIFIVLGAYTLYKDDSKWLAFVLFIDIFIYIISFCGYISGFRAIFDYGFLFGLPMVAIVSLSYALLLISISPLLDKFRVGLGVFTKEFGKNFGVFVLLFCLFLFEERNLFELYDEKLWFVKSFFKSNFGFVFIIFSVAYFALFFKEKNKSGLLLGALLVSLPFVFSYGPGYANIFFSLANIITAAVLIKKGELKLGLCMIFLVAAVRYFQLIGDYIGATALFMVFAFIVLVVARKGRKK; encoded by the coding sequence TTGAACTTTTTAAATAGAATTTTTCTAACAAAAGAGCTGGATCGGTGGCAAAGTGACGGCATAGTTGATAAAGAGACTGCTATAAAAATAGCAAATTTATACGACATCGACCCTGATGCTCATAGCGACAAGATAAGTTTTGTCCTAAAGCTCGTAGCATATCTATTTTTTGCACTAGCCTTTTTTACGCTCGTTGGTGCAAACTGGGAAGAGATACCAAGATTAGGACGTTTAGCACTTGTGTTATTTGTACTCGGACTTGTAAATTTTGGTGGAATTTACTATCTCACAAAGGGAAAGGAAAATCTATCAACGGCGATGTTTTTTCTTGGAAATTTCTGCTTTGGTGCGGCGATTGCTCTTATTGCGCAAATTTATAACATTAGTGATGAGCCAAGCGGCGGTATCTTGCTTTGGAGTATCGGAGCGTTTGCGGTTTCTTTTGCTAGTAAGAAAGGTGTATTGGTAGCCCAAAGCCTTATCTTTGCGACAGTTTGGTTTTTTATGATAGCTTATCAGGGCGACTTTAGCTTTGGCTTTATCATTTTTATAGTGCTTGGCGCATATACGCTTTACAAAGACGACTCAAAATGGCTTGCTTTTGTGCTTTTTATAGATATTTTTATATACATCATTTCATTTTGCGGCTACATTAGTGGTTTTAGGGCGATATTTGATTATGGATTTTTGTTTGGACTTCCGATGGTTGCGATCGTATCTCTATCTTATGCACTTTTACTTATTAGTATTTCGCCGCTACTAGATAAATTTAGAGTAGGGCTTGGCGTATTTACGAAAGAATTTGGTAAAAATTTTGGCGTTTTTGTGTTGTTATTTTGTCTATTTTTATTTGAAGAAAGAAATTTATTTGAGCTTTACGATGAAAAGCTTTGGTTTGTGAAGTCGTTTTTTAAAAGCAATTTTGGCTTTGTCTTTATAATATTTAGTGTTGCTTATTTTGCACTGTTTTTTAAAGAAAAAAACAAGAGCGGTTTGCTGCTTGGGGCACTGCTCGTGTCGTTGCCATTTGTCTTTAGCTACGGTCCTGGCTACGCAAATATATTTTTTTCGCTCGCAAATATCATAACGGCTGCGGTTCTTATCAAAAAGGGTGAGTTAAAACTCGGTCTTTGTATGATATTTTTGGTTGCAGCCGTGAGGTATTTCCAACTCATAGGTGATTATATTGGTGCTACGGCGCTATTTATGGTGTTTGCTTTCATAGTGCTAGTTGTCGCTAGAAAAGGACGTAAAAAATGA
- the nikR gene encoding nickel-responsive transcriptional regulator NikR: MDSVIRFSVSLPSQLLDELDKKVSEQGYASRSEFTRDLIREKIVSDSWKDASEELIGVLTLIYMHHHNDLVNKKMDIEHSSDVKIICTNHVHVDHHNCLETISIRGEAGKIERFAERIAGLKGVKFSKLTKAAVPKF, translated from the coding sequence ATGGATAGTGTTATACGTTTTAGTGTTTCTTTACCTAGTCAGTTACTAGACGAACTAGATAAAAAGGTTAGCGAACAAGGCTATGCTTCTAGGAGCGAATTTACGAGGGATTTGATACGCGAAAAGATCGTAAGCGATAGCTGGAAGGACGCTAGTGAGGAGTTGATCGGGGTTTTGACGCTCATTTATATGCATCATCACAACGATTTGGTGAATAAAAAGATGGATATAGAGCATAGCTCTGATGTGAAAATCATCTGCACAAACCATGTTCATGTCGATCACCATAACTGCTTAGAAACGATTTCAATAAGAGGCGAGGCGGGCAAAATTGAACGCTTTGCTGAAAGGATCGCTGGTTTAAAAGGTGTTAAATTTTCTAAACTTACAAAGGCTGCTGTTCCTAAATTTTAG
- the hypF gene encoding carbamoyltransferase HypF: MRSSFRYEIKGLVQGVGFRPFVYTLAHKFKLVGEIYNDDEGVKLNFSGEEASFLAFEKELYEKLPALARIDELHKFKIDKIYEKLEIIASKSATKQAPILPDYALCDDCLREFYDPTNPRYKYPFINCTNCGPRFSIIKALPYDRVNTTMNEFKMCKFCESEYKDPLNRRYHAEPISCPNCGPKLYLKDKFGKVLASKNEAAKEAAKLINEGKILAIKGLGGFHLVCDATNEAAVCELRARKHRPSKPFALMSKNLENARKIAQISEAEAKLLSSNLKPIVLLEAKNGSNIAKSVAPNLNKLGVMLAFSGIHLLLFDYLEHDIIATSANISGEVVIKDENELREKLGDVIDFYLDHDREIYSPSDDSIAFCIGDEVVFTRTSRGLNPNFIHTNFKQKGTFLALGAELKSSFCIYKDGLLMISPYIGDLKNVATFDRFKDIFTLFEKTYNLKIDKVVADLHPNFLNTKWAKDQGFELIHLQHHYAHLLSVIFENDLPDKEYLGFCFDGTGYGEDGKIWGGEVFRLDKKSYNRVYHFDEFSLFGGENSIKNIYLIAYSIILKYSLEDEASKFLVNFDEKMFANFKKMEQKGLNLVKTSSVGRIFDAFGAIICGLFHSSFEGESGMRLEALYDKNLDVCYKFSQDNGVIGFKEAFKSALKDEPRVAATAFINGLADIIFEISKKEKMEILLSGGVFQNKTLLELIYKKFTKVNLKFYINKKFCSNDSNVNLGQIYYYLSTFSNK, translated from the coding sequence TTGAGATCAAGCTTTAGATATGAGATCAAAGGCTTAGTTCAAGGCGTTGGTTTTAGACCATTTGTCTATACTTTAGCGCATAAATTCAAGCTAGTTGGTGAAATTTACAACGATGATGAGGGTGTGAAGCTAAATTTTAGCGGTGAAGAGGCTAGCTTTTTGGCTTTTGAAAAAGAGCTTTATGAGAAGCTACCAGCCCTTGCTAGGATCGATGAACTGCATAAATTTAAGATAGATAAAATTTACGAAAAACTTGAGATCATCGCCTCAAAGTCGGCAACCAAACAAGCGCCTATCTTGCCTGATTACGCACTTTGTGACGACTGCTTGCGCGAGTTTTATGACCCCACAAATCCACGCTACAAATATCCATTTATAAACTGCACCAACTGTGGACCTAGATTTTCCATCATCAAAGCATTGCCCTATGACAGAGTAAATACGACGATGAACGAGTTTAAAATGTGTAAATTTTGCGAGAGCGAATATAAAGACCCGCTTAACCGCCGCTACCACGCAGAGCCGATCTCTTGCCCAAACTGCGGACCAAAACTCTATCTAAAAGATAAATTTGGCAAAGTCTTGGCTAGTAAAAACGAAGCAGCCAAAGAGGCAGCTAAGCTCATAAACGAGGGTAAAATTTTAGCCATTAAAGGGCTTGGTGGCTTTCATCTAGTCTGCGACGCGACAAATGAAGCCGCAGTTTGCGAGCTAAGAGCTAGAAAACATCGCCCAAGCAAGCCCTTTGCTCTGATGAGTAAAAATTTAGAGAATGCTAGAAAAATAGCGCAAATTTCAGAGGCAGAGGCAAAGCTACTTAGCTCAAATTTAAAGCCTATCGTCTTGCTTGAAGCAAAAAATGGCTCAAATATCGCAAAAAGCGTCGCACCAAATTTAAACAAGCTTGGCGTCATGCTCGCATTTAGTGGCATACATCTTTTGCTATTTGATTATTTAGAACACGACATCATCGCAACTAGCGCGAATATCTCAGGCGAAGTTGTGATAAAAGATGAGAATGAGCTAAGAGAAAAACTAGGTGATGTCATAGACTTTTACCTTGATCACGACCGAGAAATTTACTCGCCAAGTGACGATAGTATCGCATTTTGCATTGGAGATGAAGTTGTTTTCACAAGAACGAGCCGTGGCTTAAATCCAAATTTCATCCATACAAATTTCAAGCAAAAAGGGACATTTTTAGCCCTTGGAGCGGAGCTAAAAAGCTCATTTTGTATCTACAAAGACGGACTTTTGATGATTAGCCCGTATATCGGTGATCTAAAAAACGTGGCGACTTTTGATAGATTTAAAGATATTTTTACCCTTTTTGAAAAGACTTACAACCTAAAAATCGATAAAGTTGTAGCCGATCTGCATCCAAATTTTTTAAATACAAAATGGGCAAAGGATCAGGGCTTTGAGCTCATTCATTTGCAGCACCACTATGCACATTTGTTAAGTGTGATCTTTGAAAATGATTTGCCAGATAAAGAGTATCTTGGCTTTTGTTTTGACGGCACTGGATACGGGGAAGATGGCAAAATTTGGGGTGGCGAGGTCTTTAGGCTGGATAAAAAAAGTTACAATAGAGTTTATCACTTTGATGAATTTAGCCTATTTGGGGGCGAAAACAGCATCAAAAATATTTATCTAATCGCATATTCTATTATTTTAAAATACTCTCTTGAGGACGAAGCTAGTAAATTTTTAGTAAATTTTGATGAAAAAATGTTTGCAAATTTTAAAAAAATGGAGCAAAAAGGATTAAACTTAGTAAAGACTAGCTCGGTTGGTAGGATATTTGACGCATTTGGGGCGATTATTTGTGGGCTTTTTCACTCGAGTTTTGAGGGCGAGAGTGGTATGAGGCTTGAAGCACTTTATGATAAAAATTTAGATGTGTGTTATAAATTTAGCCAAGATAATGGAGTGATTGGCTTTAAAGAAGCTTTTAAAAGTGCTTTAAAAGATGAGCCAAGAGTGGCTGCAACAGCATTTATAAATGGCTTAGCTGATATTATTTTTGAAATTTCAAAAAAAGAAAAAATGGAAATTTTACTAAGCGGCGGAGTTTTTCAAAATAAGACTTTACTCGAACTTATTTACAAAAAATTTACTAAAGTAAATTTAAAATTTTATATCAATAAAAAATTCTGTAGCAACGATTCTAACGTAAATTTAGGGCAAATTTATTATTATTTATCCACATTTTCTAATAAGTGA